The Falco naumanni isolate bFalNau1 chromosome 1, bFalNau1.pat, whole genome shotgun sequence genome window below encodes:
- the C1H17orf67 gene encoding uncharacterized protein C17orf67 homolog: MKTFLVFVSFLVLMTTFTDTSPILTEKDAKQILRTRREDRPRKAGFPDEPMREYMLYLQRLEQRSEEQFLEHWLNPHCYPHCNRDLVHPI; encoded by the exons atgaagacatttcttGTGTTTGTCTCCTTTTTGGTCCTGATGACCACTTTTACAG aCACTTCACCAATTTTGACTGAAAAAGATGCCAAACAGATTCTGAGAACTCGTCGTGAAGACAGACCGAGAAAAGCTGGTTTCCCTGATGAGCCAATGAGG gaGTATATGCTTTACCTCCAGCGCTTGGAGCAGAGATCAGAAGAGCAATTCCTTGAACACTGGTTAAACCCACATTGCTACCCACACTGCAACAGGGATTTAGTGCATCCGATCTAA